GTTCTGGAGGCTGAGCGCCGCCTGCGAAGCAAGGGCGTCGAGCAGGGTCTCGTCATCGGCGGTGAAGGGACCGCTGAGTTTGTTGAGCACCTGGATGACGCCCAGGATCGATCCATCGTGCGAGCGCATGGGCATGCAGAGGATCGAGCGCGTGCGATAACCCGTCTGCTTGTCCACTTCGGGGTTGAAGCGCTTGTCCGCGTAGGCGTCGGGAATGTTGACCGTACGCCCGGTCTTGGCAACGGTGCCGGCGATTCCCTTCCCGATGGGAAGGCGAATCTCCTGCATGTTGTCGCCCTGAGCGATGAGCGACCAGATCTCGCCGGCATCGCGGTCGACGAGGAAGAGGCTCGAGCGGTCCGCCTCCATCAGGTCCGTGGTTTTCGAGATGATGAGCTGGAGCAGGTTTTCCTGCGAGAGCGTCGTGGAGAGGGCGTGGCCGATCTCCTTCATCGAAGCGATGATGTAGGCCTTGCGCCGGTTCTGCGCCTCGAGTTCTTCGACGCGTTCGGAAAGGCCCGCTTCCGTGGCGGGCTTCTTCGGCGCCTTTTTGGAGGCCTTTTTCGCGGTTTTTTTCACCGCGGGCTTCCGGGCCGCCTTCTTCGGGGCTTTTTTGACAGCCTTTTTCTTCCCGGCGGGCTTTTTGGCTGCGGCCTTCTTTGTTTTCTTCTTGGTGACCACGACTATCCCGGCGCTTCCAAGCCAGTCCCGTGCCGCCGGTTTCCCCGCCCGCGGCGCACGAAATCAGGATTCGCGTTGGAGCGTGGCGCGATTATGACCCGCCCGCCCCGCAGGGCGCAAGCGATCACTCAGGAATTTCAAGGGGTTACCGGGCGCCCAGGGTCACTTCCAGCTTGAGCAGCTTGCCCTCTCGCTCCACAAATACGTCGAGGGTCTCGCCTGGCTGGTGCGAGCGCAGGGCGTAGGTAAAGTCGTAGAGATTGCGGATTTCGTGGGGCCCGAGCTTTCGCAGGACGTCCCCGGCCTTCACCCCGGCCACCTCGGCCGGGCTGCCCGGACGAATGGCGGCCAACCGCACGCCGCCGCCCTCGACCGGTGCGAAATCCGGGACCGATCCGAACCACGCGCCGTAGCCCCGCAGGTCTCCCTCTCCCTCGCCGCCTTTGGGCTCGGCGCCAAGGTCGGGCGCCCAGGTCGGGCGGTAGGGATCGCTCGCCAAGGCAAGCACCATCCGGGCGGTCATAGCCGCGACATCGCCCATGCCCTCGTAGTTGAGCTTCTCGGGCGTATCGCTGGGTCGGTGGTAGTCGCTGTGCGCGCCGGTAAAGAAATGCACCGAGGGCACTTCGGCTGCAAGAAAACTCGCGTGGTCTGATGGACCGTAGGACTCGCCGGAAACTTCGAGCTTGAAGTCGTAGGCGCTTGCCAGGCTTTCAACCACGTCGGTGAATTCTTTTCCCGAGGGAGCGCCGAACACGTAGAGCCGGCGCTTGTCACCAAGACGCCCCACCATGTCGAGGTTCACCATGCCCACGAAGTCGCGGGCCTTGTTCGCTTTCACGAAAGCGGCCGAGCCGAGCAGGCCCTCTTCTTCTCCGGCGAAGGCGACGAAGTAGACATCGCGCTTGAGGCGCTCGGGATGTGCCGAGAGCAGGCGCGCCGCCTCGAGCAGCACCGCCACGCCCGAGGCGTTGTCGTCGGCGCCCGGATGAATGGCGCGCTCGTCGGGCACCATGGAACCCGCGCCGCCCCATCCCAGGTGATCGTAGTGCGCGCCGAGCAGGGCGAACTCGTCATCAATCTTTCCGACAGGAGCGCTCGCGCGCAGCACGCCGACGACGTTGGGGGTGCTGATCGCCTCGCGCATCAGTTCGACCTGCCCGCTCACGGTCACTTCCGGCACATCGATCGCCGGACCGGGCTGCAGCTTGATGGCGCCGTCACCGACGCTCGCCAGCATGCGCTCGACGACGCTGCGCCGCACGTAGCCCACGGGAATGCCGATCTCTGTATTCATGGGCGAGGGGCGAAAGTCCGGCAGCGGTTCGCCGTCTTCGGAATCCTTGGCCGCGCTGATGATCAGCACAGCAACGGCTTTCTTCTGCCGGAGATTGAACGCGCGGTAGCGATCGGGATTGGCCGGGCCGGGGTGACCCTGGGTCGCCGCGCCGCTTGCGGGCGGCAGGCACAGCACGGCCTTGCCCGTGACGTCGAGCT
The Chrysiogenia bacterium genome window above contains:
- a CDS encoding M20/M25/M40 family metallo-hydrolase, with the protein product MNKTSPRPLGRALTLVLLSLVLGACARFGASLPAKLDAKPDTVQLRKDVEYLAAERLEGRGLASQGLEQAAKYLVKRFAEAGLEPGGPEGSYYERFDVVIAKGPGVRTSVAFAVGEPDAPEAGAGKEVVFGVRGYDFVPAGFSSEGEFRAPLVFGGSCSTAAGSDDFEKLDVTGKAVLCLPPASGAATQGHPGPANPDRYRAFNLRQKKAVAVLIISAAKDSEDGEPLPDFRPSPMNTEIGIPVGYVRRSVVERMLASVGDGAIKLQPGPAIDVPEVTVSGQVELMREAISTPNVVGVLRASAPVGKIDDEFALLGAHYDHLGWGGAGSMVPDERAIHPGADDNASGVAVLLEAARLLSAHPERLKRDVYFVAFAGEEEGLLGSAAFVKANKARDFVGMVNLDMVGRLGDKRRLYVFGAPSGKEFTDVVESLASAYDFKLEVSGESYGPSDHASFLAAEVPSVHFFTGAHSDYHRPSDTPEKLNYEGMGDVAAMTARMVLALASDPYRPTWAPDLGAEPKGGEGEGDLRGYGAWFGSVPDFAPVEGGGVRLAAIRPGSPAEVAGVKAGDVLRKLGPHEIRNLYDFTYALRSHQPGETLDVFVEREGKLLKLEVTLGAR